Proteins from one Pseudarthrobacter sp. BIM B-2242 genomic window:
- a CDS encoding hydroxypyruvate isomerase family protein, whose protein sequence is MTYTVNCSILLTELPLLERPAAAKAAGFDAVEFWWPFETSVPTDAQVAKFENAIKDAGVQLTGLNFNAGNMPGGDRGLVSWKGRCSEFKDNIDVVAGIGERLGCQAFNALYGNRQDDFTPEEQDELAVKNLAAAAEGVARIGGTVLLEPVSGAPRYPLLTAADALTVIARVKEASGAENVKLLADFYHLAVNGDDVAAVIDNHAKDFGHIQIADNPGRGAPGTGELPLGAWIARSRELGYEGYIGLEYKEPQETAFSWAIREHASR, encoded by the coding sequence ATGACGTACACAGTGAACTGCTCCATCCTCCTCACGGAGCTCCCCCTGCTCGAGCGCCCCGCAGCCGCGAAGGCCGCAGGCTTCGACGCGGTCGAGTTCTGGTGGCCTTTCGAAACCTCCGTCCCCACGGACGCCCAGGTCGCCAAATTCGAGAACGCCATCAAGGACGCAGGGGTCCAGCTCACCGGCCTGAACTTCAACGCCGGCAACATGCCCGGGGGCGACCGCGGCCTGGTCTCCTGGAAGGGACGCTGCTCCGAGTTCAAGGACAACATCGACGTTGTGGCCGGCATCGGTGAGCGCCTGGGCTGCCAGGCTTTCAACGCCCTCTACGGCAACAGGCAGGACGACTTCACGCCCGAAGAGCAGGACGAACTGGCGGTCAAGAACCTGGCCGCAGCCGCTGAAGGTGTCGCCCGGATCGGAGGCACCGTCCTCCTCGAACCTGTCAGCGGCGCCCCCCGGTACCCGCTTCTCACCGCAGCGGATGCCCTCACAGTGATTGCCCGCGTCAAGGAAGCCTCCGGCGCAGAGAACGTCAAGCTCCTCGCCGACTTCTACCACCTGGCAGTCAACGGCGACGACGTCGCAGCCGTCATCGACAACCACGCCAAGGACTTCGGCCACATCCAGATCGCCGACAATCCCGGCCGCGGCGCCCCCGGCACCGGCGAGCTTCCCCTCGGCGCATGGATCGCCCGCAGCCGCGAACTCGGTTACGAAGGCTACATCGGCCTCGAGTACAAGGAACCGCAGGAGACCGCGTTCAGCTGGGCCATCCGCGAACACGCCTCCCGCTAA
- a CDS encoding bifunctional allantoicase/(S)-ureidoglycine aminohydrolase translates to MGKYYSPEGGLPPQTHLTTERAIVTEAYTVIPKGVMTDIVTSNLPGFNNTRSWIIARPISGFATTFSQLIVEIGPGGGAPKAEFEAGVEGVIFVTRGTVNLALDGELHQLEEGGYAYLAAGSEWGLENVSDDVVSFHWIRKAYERLEGYEAKSFVTNEKDVEPTSMPDTNDVWKTTRFTDSNDLAHDMQVNIVTFQPGGVIPFPETHVMEHGLYVLEGKAMYLLNNDWVEVEAGDFMWLRAFCPQACYAGGPGEFRYLLYKDMNRQVRLT, encoded by the coding sequence ATGGGAAAGTACTACTCCCCTGAGGGCGGCCTGCCGCCCCAGACCCACCTCACCACCGAGCGCGCCATCGTCACGGAGGCGTACACCGTCATCCCCAAGGGCGTCATGACGGATATCGTCACGTCCAACCTGCCCGGCTTCAACAACACCCGCTCCTGGATCATCGCCCGCCCCATCTCCGGCTTTGCCACCACCTTCTCGCAGCTCATTGTCGAGATCGGCCCGGGCGGAGGCGCCCCCAAGGCCGAGTTCGAGGCCGGGGTGGAAGGCGTCATTTTCGTTACCCGCGGCACAGTCAACCTCGCCCTCGACGGAGAACTGCACCAGCTGGAGGAAGGCGGCTACGCCTACCTGGCTGCCGGCTCGGAGTGGGGCCTGGAGAACGTGTCCGATGACGTGGTCTCATTCCATTGGATCCGCAAAGCCTACGAACGCCTGGAAGGCTACGAAGCCAAATCCTTTGTCACCAACGAAAAGGACGTGGAACCGACGTCCATGCCGGACACGAACGACGTCTGGAAGACCACCCGCTTCACGGACTCCAACGACCTCGCCCACGACATGCAGGTGAACATCGTGACGTTCCAGCCCGGCGGCGTGATCCCTTTCCCGGAAACCCACGTGATGGAGCACGGCCTGTACGTCCTTGAAGGCAAGGCCATGTACCTGCTCAACAACGACTGGGTGGAAGTGGAAGCCGGGGACTTCATGTGGCTCCGTGCCTTTTGCCCGCAAGCCTGCTATGCCGGCGGCCCGGGCGAGTTCCGCTACCTGCTTTATAAGGACATGAACCGGCAAGTCCGCCTGACCTGA
- a CDS encoding aldolase: MAASYTPSLTAADIAGINARLAATDQLLERNYPDDDGSRQPVHTVYVPADRFTPSFAADWGSQALTTAAAHGGLERLCALLGQDAHLAGAVASRVREKLESEPIEDLRLDFEDGFGDRGDDAEDAAAVAAASAVAAAVAAGTAPPFIGIRFKCFEAATRARGLRTLDLFVSGLAAAGELPEGLVLTLPKVTTAAQVQAMDYAVSRLEEVHSLPAGRLRFEVQVETPQLILGPDGTSPVAQLPHLVPGRISALHYGTYDYSASLQISAEYQSMEHPVADFAKEVMQLAVAGTGIRLSDGSTNIIPVGDNVENAWALHGRLVRRSLERGYYQGWDLHPAQLPSRFAATYAFYREGLPAAAARLRNYVEQTDGGVMDEPATARALAAFVLRGFQCGAVGVDEVQALAGVGVPHLTALAHPRLAAPSNS; this comes from the coding sequence GACGGCTCACGCCAGCCCGTCCACACCGTCTACGTCCCCGCCGACCGGTTCACGCCCTCCTTCGCCGCCGATTGGGGTTCCCAGGCGCTGACGACGGCGGCAGCTCACGGCGGGCTGGAACGCCTGTGCGCGTTGCTGGGCCAGGACGCCCACCTCGCCGGGGCGGTTGCGTCCCGGGTCCGGGAAAAGCTGGAAAGCGAACCGATCGAGGACCTCCGCCTGGACTTCGAGGACGGCTTCGGGGACAGAGGCGATGATGCCGAGGACGCCGCCGCGGTTGCCGCCGCGTCCGCCGTGGCCGCCGCAGTCGCGGCCGGCACCGCTCCCCCGTTCATCGGCATACGGTTCAAGTGCTTCGAAGCTGCCACCCGTGCCCGGGGGCTCCGGACGCTGGACCTCTTCGTCTCCGGGCTCGCAGCGGCCGGCGAACTTCCCGAGGGCCTGGTCCTGACCCTGCCCAAAGTCACCACGGCGGCCCAGGTCCAGGCCATGGATTATGCGGTCTCCCGGCTTGAGGAAGTCCACTCCCTCCCTGCCGGCCGGCTCCGCTTCGAGGTCCAGGTGGAAACCCCGCAGCTCATCCTGGGGCCGGACGGCACCTCCCCGGTAGCGCAGCTGCCGCACCTGGTCCCGGGACGCATCAGCGCCCTGCACTACGGCACCTACGACTACTCCGCATCGCTGCAGATCTCCGCCGAATACCAGTCCATGGAACACCCCGTGGCCGACTTCGCCAAGGAAGTAATGCAGCTCGCTGTCGCGGGAACGGGCATCCGGCTCTCTGACGGTTCCACCAACATCATCCCCGTGGGTGACAACGTCGAAAACGCCTGGGCGCTGCACGGCCGCCTGGTCCGCCGGTCGCTGGAGCGCGGCTACTACCAGGGCTGGGACCTCCACCCCGCCCAGCTGCCCAGCCGCTTCGCCGCCACGTATGCGTTCTACCGCGAAGGACTCCCGGCTGCCGCGGCCCGGCTGCGGAACTACGTGGAGCAGACCGACGGCGGCGTGATGGACGAACCCGCCACGGCCCGCGCGCTGGCAGCCTTCGTGCTGCGCGGGTTCCAGTGCGGCGCCGTGGGCGTGGACGAAGTCCAGGCGCTTGCCGGCGTCGGCGTCCCGCACCTGACCGCACTGGCCCACCCGCGGCTCGCCGCCCCTTCCAACTCTTAA